The window GGCCGACCCAGCCGGCGGCGTCGGGCTCATCGCCCTCGGAGCACCTGGCGGGCTCCCAGCGCAGGGCGATCACATAGCTGTGGCCGGGTTCGATCCGGGGCCGCTCGTGCAGCGCGTACTCGGACGGTTGGCGACTTCGCCGTCGAAAACCCAGCCGGTGGACTGTCGCGTATAGGTCTGCGGTGCCGGATGCTCGGCACCTTCGCGTGACCACAGCACCTGGTCCACGCGCATCTCGACCGAGCGGCCGATAAGGCCCTCGCCTCGGTCGATCTCGCTCTGCGTGGGAGGAACCTCCTTCTCCGACACTGCGGTGGCCACGACGACATGGTCCGCGTTGGACACCCAGTCTGCCGCCGTGGAACTGCGATAGCGGTCCTTGGGTTGTCCCCGGATGCGCCGGTCACGAACCAGCCGCCGACACACAGTAGCGACGCCCCGACGGCGCCCGCCAGGATCATGGTTGGCTTCCGCATCATGTATCCCCCTCAGTGAACCTCTTTCATCCTGGGCTGTCGGGTGAACCAGGCTGGTCAGGGGCGGTGACGTGGCGAAGCCCCTCGTCGTTGGTGTGGTGATCTCACTCAACACGCCGACGGCCGGGGGGCTTCGTTGGTTCCGTATCCTTCCACGCTCGATGTCCGGCACGAGCTGGTCGAGCATGTCTCATGGCTCATCTACGCCCGAAGGTGTGAACGCCGCACTCGCTGGCGCAAGTTGAGCTGCTTCCGTCAGGCACAACTCGCCCTTGCCCACCTGCGCAAGAACGAGACGCTCGCCCAGCTCAGCGCCGGGTTCGGCGTCTCCGAAGCGACAGCCTGGCGGTACGTGGACGAGACGGTCGACGTCCTCGCCGCCTGGGCACCCGGCCTGCGCGAGGCCCTGACCGGCCGAGGCGAGGACGACTTCGTGACCCTGGACGGCACTCTGATCCCCACCGACCGGGTCGCGGCGGACGAGCCGTACTACTCCAAGAAGCACAAGAAGCACGGCATCAACGTGCAGGTCGTCGCCGCACCCAACGGCACACCCCTGTGGTTCTCGCGGGCCTCCAAGATCATGGAGTTTTCGACGCCCCATGACCTGCCTGGAAGACCGTGCCTGCCGACGCATCATCGCCGATCCAGCCTGCCCTTGACCAGCTCAGTGAGCATCCAAAGGTGGTGCCGGGGGAAGTCCCCGGCCTTCTGCAACGTCTTGCCGAGGGGCCCGACCCGCGCGATCCGCGAGGGGTGCGGCATGCTCTGACCGCGTGCGCGGTGCTGGCCGGGGCGAACTCCCTGCTGGCGGTCGGCGAATGGATCGTCGACACCCCTCCCCAGCTACTCGAACCCCTCGGCGTGCGGCCGGACCCACTGTGCCCGAAGCGGAACCTGCCGGCGGAAACGACCGTACGCAGACTGTTGTCCCGCATCGACGGTGACGCACTTGACCAGGCCATGGCCTGCTGGCTCGCCGACCGCCGCGCCCCTACCGCACTCCCATTGCGAGGACTTGCCGTCGACGGAAAGAGCCTGCGCGGCGCCGCGAGGGCCAAGGGCCGCAGGATCCACCTGCTGGCCGCGCTGGACCACACCGCCAGTCTCGTGCTGGCTCAGCTGGACGTAGGTGAGAAGACCGGCGAGATCACCCGCTTCCAGCCGCTGCTGGAGACGGTCGCCGACCTGGCCGGCGTGGTCGTCACCAGCGACGCGCTGCACACCCAGCGTGAGCATGCCGTCTACCTCCTCGGGCGCGAGCCCACTACATCGTGATCGTCAAGGGCAATCAGAAGACGCTCCGCAAGCAGCTCAAAGCCCTTCCCTGGAAGGACATCCCGCTCCAGGGCCGCACGCGCGGCGTCGGTCACGGACGGTCCGAGATCCGCCGGATCAAGGTCGCCACCGTGAACAACCTGCTGTTCCCCGGAGCCAGCCAGGCGCTCCAGATCATCAAGCGCCGCCGCACCGACCGCAAGACGGGCAGAACAACCGTCAAAACCGTCTACGCCGTCACCAGCCTGGCCACTGAGCAGTCCACCCCTGCCCAGCTGGCCAAGCTGGTCCGGGACCACTGGAAGGTGGAGGCCCTGCACCACGTCCGCGACACGACGTTCGCCGAGGACGCCTCCCAACTGCGGACCGGCAATGCACCACGCGCGATGGCGACCTGGCGCAACTTGGCCATCGGCGCCCTCAAGCTGTCCGACACCACCAACATCGCCGCCGCACTCCGCGCCAACGCCCGCGACCCCAACCGTCCGCTCGCCCTACTCGGCCTCACATGATCACGAACCGGACGTCATGTGACTATGCCGAAGCCCTGGGCATTCGGACAGTTCCAATACCCGACTCCACCATTAGCGATCTACCCTGCCGAGACGATCGAGGCCCACAAGGCGTTCATCGCCCGCCGACGGGCCTCCCGCCCCGGCGAGGAGTAAAAGGCCCAGATGCCACGGCTCCAGGAGATCCACGCCAACCTCGTCGACCACCTCCAGGAGGCGAAGGATCAGGGCTGGCTCGGCGAGGTCGCCGCCATCGAGACCACTCTGACCCGCCGCCGCGCAGAAGCTGGAGGCCATGCACGACCGTGCAGCCCAGCCGTCCACCGTCTATCTCGGCATGCCAGACTTCCGCCGCGACGCCGGACGAACCAGCGCCGAGCCAGAACGCTGAGCGCCGACACATTCCCGATCATCAGCCAGCGAAATGCCAGGCCGCTCATGGAGTGGGGCCTGGCAGGATGCCCGGATGGAGATCCTGGAGGAAATCGCGCCGTTGCTGAGCTCACTGGCCGCATCGAGTCATGTATATGCCAGTTGGGCGCGATAGCGGAGGCCACCGTCGCGGAGGAGGTGGTCGACCTCGTCATGGTCGCGCAGGACGACTGGGCGCATCAGGCGGCCGCAGACGCGGTCGGTCCCGCATCTGCCCGAGCCATCGAGGCGGCGCTTCGACCCGTCGACGCGAAGGGAGCGATCAAGCTGGTGACGAACCTGTCGGCCTTCGACCTCGTCTACTCGCGGAGCCTTCTCCGGGATCGCGATCACGCGGAGCGGGCGCCACACGGGTGGCGAAGCTACTTGGTCGGGGCACGAGCTGGGTCACGAACACGGAGAACATAGGCAACGGCCGCGCATGGACGCCCGTCACCCGGCACGGCCTCGATGTCGTCGTTGCCGGAACCACGGCCGAGATCTTCGTGATCCTGCTCGCCTTGGGCGACGATTACTGAGGTTGAACTCGTGATGTCGTGCTGTTGGTCAGGCGGGTCTGATGGCCAGGCCGGTCTCTGCGAGGCAGCCGTCTATGAGATGGGTGCGGTACTGGATGTGCCGTAGGCCGCGTCGGATGCGCCGGACGAGGTGTTCGGGAGTACTGAAGGCAACGTTGGAGAGCCAGCCGCGCCGCAGAAGTGACCAGATCCCTTCGACGGGGTTGAGGTCGGGTGCGTAGGGCGGCAGGTAGTAGATGGTCAGCCAGTCCCGGGTTTCCGCCCATTCCCGCAGATCAGCGGCTTTGTGGACGTTGAGGTTGTCCCAGATGAGCACGATGGGGCCGCCGAGCTGCTGATGTGCGGCGATCAGCAGGTCGCGGTAGTCGCGCCAGGAGAAGCTCTTGCGGCCGTCGCGCCGGCCGTCGTCCCGGCGCGGCCGGTAGATCAGCCGGGACCGATGGCCGGACTTGTAGCAGGTCAGCGCGGCGATCGACACTCGCCTGCGGGAACGGCCCCGGACCCGCACCACGGGGGTCCGGCCGCGCTGCGACCAGGTCTTCGCCTGCGGCGGCGTCATGGAGAATCCGGCTTCGTCCTCGAAGACGATCCAGGCTCCACGGGCCGCCGCGAGTCTTCCGCGCACGGCCACACCTCCTTGACCCACCCCGCGACCGCGTCGTCGTCCCGTTCCATGGCCCGTCGGGCCGGGACCTGGCAGGACCACCCATTACGCACCAGGAGCTTGCGCACACCCTGAAGCGTGTAGGACAGGTGGAAGCGCCGGCCGATCACCGTCTTGACCCGCGCCAGCGTCCAACGCTGGTCTTCCCAGCCATGCGCGGCCGGCCCCTTGGCCAGCTCCGCCTCCAACTGTGTGAACTGCTTCTGGCTCAGCCTCGGAAGCGACGCCGGCCCCTGCGACCGCAGAGCCCGCGGACCGCCCTCGTCCCACATCTGACGCCACCGCTGTACCGACCGGACACTGACCCGCAGGTCCTTCGCGATCACCGAGCTCGCCTCACCCTGGGCGAACCTCTCGGCCGCCTTCAGCCGTAACTCCTCGCGGAACTGCTGCCGTTCGGCGGTCAGCCCGCCCCCTTGTGGATACCGCATGCCTTCGGTGATACCGCACGGGCAACGAGTCGTCAGCCCCTACGACTCCACGAGTTCAACCTCAGTAGCTTCGTTCCAGCGGATCAAGGCGTCATAGGCTCTAGGACATGCACAGCACCTTGACGGAGCACGCCCGGTGTCTCTACGGAGACGAGTTCCGACCGACGCCTGCGTGCGACCTCGACCACCAGGAGCACTACTTCGTCGAGGAACTGACTTTTGCTGACGCGGATTCGATCCTCGCCATGCTCCGTGAGCTCAGTCCGCACCTGGTCGATGGTCGTCTGCCGGTCTGGGTTCGCAACCTGTCATATCGGTTGGTGCTCCTGCAGCGACCTGATGAGCCAGCGTTGATGCGCGAGGCTGCCGAGAACTTGTGGCTGCACGGACCGGACTGGGATCTCGTCGCAGCGGACCTGACGAGGCGGGCAGACGCCCTCGAGGCCGGCTGAGTTGGGACGTGGTATCCATGACGCGCCACAGCGCGGGTCGGCTGGCGCCCCGAGCCCGGGCGGCGACTGACGGCCGTCTGCCACTGGTGGCGCACCTGGGACGATGGCCTGGGTTCACGTGCGCGGCGGCAGGACCTCGATCACGGTGGCCGTTCCGGCAACAGGTCGGGCTTCATGCATGGTGATCACATCACCGCATTTCAGATGCCTCCACTGCTCGGGGCTCAAGGGAGCCAGCCGAACGTTGGCGGTCTCGCCCGGACCGAGTTTTTGCGCATACTCCACCCAGAGCCTGGCGATGTTCAGCGCTCGCTCACCGCCGGCGGTGCAGTTGCCGATGTTCCACATCGGCCGGAGCCGTCCGTCTCCGGAAATGGCAGTCCGGCGTTGGCCCTCCTCCGCACCCACCAGGCTCAGGGTCGCTCGCACAGTGCCGTGCCGGACTTCCCAGCCCCGCCAGTCGCACCAACGACGGCTGCGGTCGAGCATCATCTGCCGAGCGGCCTCGGCGAGGAGCTCCCAGAAGTCCACGGACACGGGGTGGACATCCCCGATCTCGATGAGAACGCCGAGCACCATCTCCCACTCCTGGCGCCGAATATCCTCGCGAACATCCCCGACCGTCTGGCCGTTCTCTGCCGCTGCTTCCTCAGGCAGCAGGTCGGCGGCCTGTCGGAGGTGTGTGAACGCGTCATCCATGTGCTGCATTCTCGCCCGTCCCCGCTCCTGGGCGGCCAGACAGGAGTTGGCGGTACGACACACCCGGATACTCCCCGACGCCGAGATTGTTGCCCACTACTTCTAGCAACTCAACTGCGATCGTCCCCATCGGTCCGTGAACTGGGTAGTTCGGATAAGCTTGCGTCAGATGCTCGCTCCTCCGGCCTGACCCGGCCCAACGGGCGCGGCTTGGCGAGATCCGCGACAACTTGATCGCGCGAATCGCCGAAGCCGAGACGGAAGGCTGGCTCGGCGAGGTCGAAGTTCTCCAGGTCAGCCTGGCTGGCGCTGAGGAGAAGCTCCGTCAGCGCGATCGAGGCCACGGGCAGCATACGGCCGTGGACCTTGGCATCCCTACTACGCGTGGTCGTCGATGAACCCACGAAGGTGGACTGCCGCACGGCCCTCAACCAAGATCGAGAACAAGTTCGAAGAAGCGCGCATCAAACGCCCTTCAGAACACGATCAAGTGCCGCCCGGCCTACTGGTCCCCAGTTCGGCTTGCCGCCGGGAAGACCCCGATCTCCGTTCTGCCCCATGAACATCAGGAAGAGGCTCTTCATCACGGCCAGCCCGCGGGCGCGCCGGATCGCCGCCTCGTCCGCATGCGCGTACATGTCGAAGAACCGTGAGGCCGTCCCTGCGGGTAGCAGCACCCATGCGGCGGCGAGGTCCCAGGCCGGGTCGCCGACGCACATGGCACCGAAGTCGACGATGCCCGAGAGCGTTCCGTCCGAGACGACGACGTTCGCGGGATGCAGGTCACCGTGCACCCATACCGGCGGGCCCTCCCATTGGGGGGGCCGCAACGGCATCGTCCCAGACGGCCCGGACCTCGTCGGCAATGTCGCCGGGGACAACGGCTTCAAAGAAGTAGTCGAAACCGTCCGTGCACTTCTTGGGATGAGCGCCGAAGTCCGAGCTGATCGGCGCCTCGGCGGGCGCCTCCACGTGGAGCGCCCGAAGGAAGCCCGCCAGCGTGTCGGCCGCGTGGGCGCCGCGGCTGATCGAGCCGTGGTCCAGCGGCTCGCCGGGAACCCACGTCATCACGGTCCAGTGCTTGGGGAAGCGCTCGGACGGTTCACCGAACCGCACCGGAGTCGGCACCGGGAGCGGCAGGCGCGGAGCCAGCACGGGTAGCCACCGCCGCTCCTTGAGTTGGAGCTCTGGGGTGGGGTCCATGCGCTGCATGCGCACGGCCAACTCGTCCCCGAGACGCCACATTTGATTGCCCCAGCCGCCCGCCACCTCGCGGATGGCCAGCCCCGCAAGGTCTGGATGTTGCTCCTGTAGCAGGTCGCGAACCAGGTCTGCGGTGATCTCGATCTCGGTGTCGGTCATGCGAAGTCACAGTACTGAGGCGGCAGGCGGAGCGGCTGAGCATGTTGCTGTGATTTCTCCGGCTTCCCCGATTCAGTTTCATAGAGCTGCAGATCAGAGGCTTCGGGACGGAACGGCCCCAAAGTTCAGAGAAGTCACCAGCCCGAAATTGATCGCACCTGACCACACGGTTCGGGGCACAGCACACCTCCGCGACAACCCCGAGACCTCCAGGCTACGAGCGGCCACGCCCGGCGGCACCGCGACGGCACCGCCGGGCCGCCGACCGCCTCACCCCCGGAGACGGGGGCCTGCCGCCGCCCCGCTCTGCCCGGTTTCCGCGCCGCCGTCGGCGACCTCTTGTTCCAGGTCGGCGTACAGGCGCAGCCGTACGCCGGGCTGCCCGGGATCCGGGTCGTACGCTTTGCGGTGGCGGTCGCCCAGCGGCCGGCGAGTACGGCCTGGACAGCGAGCGCGGTCGCGTCGTCGGCGGCCGCGATGTCCACGACCACCAGGCCCGGCCGCGCCACATGTACATCCTGAATCGGCTCCATACCCAGCACGACGACCAGCACCGGCAACGAGTTCACCCAGCGCCGTGCCTTCACCCGACCGGGTACGGCCCTCCTACCGGGTTGCCGCCGGTAGTGAACAGGCGTGCGACAGCTGTGGGAACTCCGTCACCACCTCGCCCAGAGCAGGGGCGGCTCCACCAGGCGCCGCTGCCGCGTCACCGGTCGGCACACAGCCGCGCGGGCGTGGCAGGAGTACGCGGTGGAGCAGCGCTCGGAGAACCAGCCGTGCCCCGCAGCCGACAGTGCGTTGGTGCTGTCCGTGTCGGCCAGTTCCGTGACGCTGCTGAACGCTATGCCGGTCAGCGGGTCCTTCGCGCGCGCGTCGTAGCGGTCCTGCGGCCAGATGTCGGAGCGTAGCGAGGATTTCAGTAGCGCGAGATCCGGGCACTGCGGCACGTGAAATACGCAGGCTAGAGGTCGAGGACGGCGCGCAGTGCCTGGTCGACGCGGGCCATCGCCTCGGGGGCGACCTCGCCGAGAAGCTTGGCGCCGTCGAATCGGGTGGCCCGCAGCTGCTGCATGTTGACCGCGACGGCGGTGCACGGGACCGGGTCGCCGATCACGACGGACATAGCGGTGTCGGGGAATCTCCCGGAGGGGTGCAGCACGATCACGACGACCGCGCCGTAGGCCTCTTCCAGGCCGGTCAGGGAGACGATCAGGACGTTGCGCTCGTCGGGGAGGACCCAGACCTCGCCACGCTTCACAGAGTGTCTCCCTCGCCCGCGAGATCGTCTCCGAGGCCGAGGCCGGCGAGCTGGTGCGCGGCATCGAGGGTCGCGGCGCGGCGGGCGGCACGGACTATCCACGCGTTCACACTCATGTTGGCGCCCGAAGCCGCCGCCTTGATCGAGGGGGCGAGTTCATCGGGGATGCGCAGCGTCATTGTGGTGACAGACATGAATGCAGAATAGCCACCATTTCACGGTGGCGTCATCCGGTGGCATGAAGATGTGCCCGCGCGACGGCCCTACGGCGGGCAGACCGCTCCCCCGCCGGGCGGGCTGACCGCAGATGAGCCTCCGTGTCTATCGATGGCTGCGGCACACGGACCAGACCTCTTCCAAAAGTGCCGGGTAGTCCTCGCCGTAGGTGACCACGCCCGCGTACACCGCGTCCAGGGCGGCCTGGAGCGGGTCGGAGTGGGCGGCATCGGCCAGTGCGGGCACGGCCATGTGCGGCTGCGGCATCCGCAGGGACGGGTCGGGTGCCCCGAACACGAAGGCCCACGCGGCGTTCACCGACTTCCCGATTCCGGGAAGCAGCAGGTCCTACGTTCCGCGTAATTCAGCGGCATAGAGTCACGAATCTGGGGTCTGAGCTGCGCGGACATGGGTGAGGGCGCCTGAGAGGCGTTTCTCTAGGCGCTGGTGTTCGTGCTGGTCAGCGAGGTGTGGGTTCGAGGGCGATGATCTGCTTCGGTGTGGGGATGGCGAGCTTGGCCAGGAGATCGGTCTGGGGCTTGGTGAGAGTGGTGACCTGCTGGAACAGGCCGGTGGGGCCGGTGAACGTGCCGAGGTGGAGCCGGTCGAGTTCGCGGCGGACGGTCGGCCAGGTCGCGCCGGTGGTGATCTCGGTGATGCGGATCAGCAGCAGGGCGAGCCAGCAGAGGATGACATGCACGCGTATGCGTTTCTCGAGTCGGTGATAGACGGGCCGCAGGTCGATGATCTGCTTCATGTCCCGCCAGCCCCGCTCGACTTCGAGGAGCTGCTTGTAGCCGAGGGCGATGTCCTCGGCGGACAGGTGCGGGTCGGAGCATCGCAGCAGGTACTTGCCGTCGAGGTTCTCCTCGGCCTTGATCTTCGCGGTGTCGATGCGGAGCTTGCCGGCCGGGGTCGTGCGGAGGTAGCGGTTGAGGCCGGGCTTGTCGGCGATCCTCCCGCGGAGTTCGCCGCGCTTGAACTCGCTGAGCTTGTCGGTGCCGTCGATGAGGGTGGTGAGCTGGGCGACGAGCTGTTCGCGTATGTGCTGGTCACGGGTGGCGGCTTCGGGGTTGTGGCAGATCACGAACCGTTCGGTGTCGGAGATCCGCACATCCTTGACCCGCATGTTCTGGGCGATCTCGCCGTAGCGGCCCTGCCGGGACAGGGCGGCCTTCACCTCCGGGCTGCCTGAGCGGAGTTTCTCGCCGACGATGTAGGCGTTGTCGCCCTGGCGGAGGTAGCGGCGGTTGCGTTCGCTGGAGAATCCCCGGTCGGTGACCCACACGATCTTGCTGAGGGTCCAGTCGCGCATGTCGTCCTTGACCTGCCGGATCAGCTTGCTGTCACCGGTGTTGCCGGGCCAGGACCAGACGCGGACCGGGATGCCGTCCCTGGTGACGGCCATCCCGATCACGATCTGCGGCAGGTCGTCGCGGGAGTCCTTGGACTTGCCGAAGGTCCTGAACCCGGCCTGGTCCGGGGCGTCACCGCTGTCG is drawn from Streptomyces bottropensis ATCC 25435 and contains these coding sequences:
- a CDS encoding toxin-antitoxin system HicB family antitoxin — protein: MSVTTMTLRIPDELAPSIKAAASGANMSVNAWIVRAARRAATLDAAHQLAGLGLGDDLAGEGDTL
- a CDS encoding IS630 family transposase (programmed frameshift), which produces MRYPQGGGLTAERQQFREELRLKAAERFAQGEASSVIAKDLRVSVRSVQRWRQMWDEGGPRALRSQGPASLPRLSQKQFTQLEAELAKGPAAHGWEDQRWTLARVKTVIGRRFHLSYTLQGVRKLLVRNGWSCQVPARRAMERDDDAVAVGQGGVAVRGRLAAARGAWIVFEDEAGFSMTPPQAKTWSQRGRTPVVRVRGRSRRRVSIAALTCYKSGHRSRLIYRPRRDDGRRDGRKSFSWRDYRDLLIAAHQQLGGPIVLIWDNLNVHKAADLREWAETRDWLTIYYLPPYAPDLNPVEGIWSLLRRGWLSNVAFSTPEHLVRRIRRGLRHIQYRTHLIDGCLAETGLAIRPA
- a CDS encoding DUF6207 family protein, encoding MEPIQDVHVARPGLVVVDIAAADDATALAVQAVLAGRWATATAKRTTRIPGSPAYGCACTPTWNKRSPTAARKPGRAGRRQAPVSGGEAVGGPAVPSRCRRAWPLVAWRSRGCRGGVLCPEPCGQVRSISGW
- a CDS encoding ISAs1 family transposase — its product is MRHALTACAVLAGANSLLAVGEWIVDTPPQLLEPLGVRPDPLCPKRNLPAETTVRRLLSRIDGDALDQAMACWLADRRAPTALPLRGLAVDGKSLRGAARAKGRRIHLLAALDHTASLVLAQLDVGEKTGEITRFQPLLETVADLAGVVVTSDALHTQREHAVYLLGREPTTS
- a CDS encoding IS1634 family transposase, translating into MYVKTTKRENKSGTVRYLHLAHNEWDPVKGRAVPKVLFTFGREDDLDRDAVKRLVASLSRLLEPGEALASTAAGDLEFVSSVPFGGTYVLDHLWRRLKIDRIVGQVGQPKRGRRRDMSVTERVLFSMVANRALAPSSKLAAADWVTHDVHVDGLPATDDDACYRAMDWLHEVQDDLEKRVFDEVANLLNLEVDLLFFDTTSTYFELEEADEPVARDDKGRLLPAADDTPADADDSGDAPDQAGFRTFGKSKDSRDDLPQIVIGMAVTRDGIPVRVWSWPGNTGDSKLIRQVKDDMRDWTLSKIVWVTDRGFSSERNRRYLRQGDNAYIVGEKLRSGSPEVKAALSRQGRYGEIAQNMRVKDVRISDTERFVICHNPEAATRDQHIREQLVAQLTTLIDGTDKLSEFKRGELRGRIADKPGLNRYLRTTPAGKLRIDTAKIKAEENLDGKYLLRCSDPHLSAEDIALGYKQLLEVERGWRDMKQIIDLRPVYHRLEKRIRVHVILCWLALLLIRITEITTGATWPTVRRELDRLHLGTFTGPTGLFQQVTTLTKPQTDLLAKLAIPTPKQIIALEPTPR